DNA from Triplophysa dalaica isolate WHDGS20190420 chromosome 21, ASM1584641v1, whole genome shotgun sequence:
ACCACTACAGCTATGAACGTGGTCCAAAGATAGTAGGTGACCGTCAGCACCCCTATCCTGCAGCAGGCCTTCGACTCCATAGACGACAGTCCAGACATTAAACTACGGACATAACAGCTGATCAGAGAACACGCTGATATTTTCTTTAGAGaaaatttgtttataaataacataacGATACCTGGAGGTGATTAGGGGGAGAATCAGCATTTTAAGCATCCGCATGAGCAGCTCACCAGGGAAGGAGAAATAGATTTTAGCCTTGTTAGGAAAAACGGAGAAAAATATTACAGAAGGCAGAGCAAATGTCATACTGTTTAAAAGGGTTTATCttaatttaaaagaatgttaagGACATTCAATaataacaaagttttttttaagtccaACTTATCAACGTGGGACATTTTCCCTTAAAATGAAAAGTCGGTCTTTATCTATTCACCCTCGAGTtaatccaaatctgtatagatgtctttgttctaatgaacacaaagatatttggaagaatgcttgtttttcctgctatggtagtcagtggtggccaaaaACATGTTTGGGTTCAGACAGTCTgtctatctttctctgtgctcactggaacaatgaaatgtatacagatttggttTCAATTAAACAACATCTGTTGTCGTCTATGAACTAATAACCAAACGGTAAGAGGGCTTCACGTCTCATTCagggtttattttatttgcctATATCAGAGttattttagatttgttttaagTTGTATTGTAATTATCGTAGTTAAATAAGCTATTTTTTTACGTTaattttagttatattttagcaattttgttatgcttttgtcattttttttgctatattaattaatatatttttgttttagttacaTTTCTGTTTGACTTATTAAACCTATTgaagtttatttcatttcaacatttcaattgtacatatttattttccaatCATTTTAAGCCCATTATTTGATGTGATTTCACAACATGACCTTTTTTTCTGATGCCCCTACTGCTTCCATATCACGACTTTTACTGGTATTTTTTTCTAGTGTAGGACACTCAGTTCTCAGTCTCAATTCTAGTTAATCCCTCAGACAGCTCTGAGCTCCTTTTTACTCTTGTCAACAACTCATTACTAAAGTCACGCGTCATGCACGCAGAGATTGTGTGTCTCACACGTCAACCTCTATTTACTCTGAAGAGACTGCTGTCTGTATAGGATTAACTGAGCACACTTCCCATCACAACAAAGACCAGAAACCTTTCTGTAGTTACAATTCATATGCACagacaaagaataaaaaaacatcgtATATGGGCTTTGTTCATGTAGGATGAAAATATTGAAGTATGCCGAAAAAACATGCAAttgatatttataaattatgGAACAGACCTGtctatttaaatgcattaaagcCTGACAAAACGTTCAGCCTCAGTAAATAGCATTGTGAGGAGTAAATCAATGTCGaaaacaaatctttatacatCACTTTCTTTGAAACATTAAATCCAGTATAGTATTAAGACATTTGATTCAGAGATAATAAAGTAGAAAATCAGCTCACACATTTGAAGCAGAATGAATCAAAAGATAATTTTTGCCTTAttttctcattcattcattaaatgaagCCAAAGTAAAATACCTGTGTGGAGAGGGTCAGACCCCTCAGCATGAAGCCCAGGACACATCCCGTGATCACAGCCATTATAGAGAGCGTCAGTAACCCATTTCTCTTGATGTACTCCCTCACATACTCTCTGACACTGACCGTGAATGTGCTCTTTATGAAGTCATTCAGTCGCTCCGGTGGGCTTTTAGGAGGTCCTGCTGGAGAGAAGCCGGCAGGCTCGGTTTCTGTCGGTATCAGGAACTCCTCCATGGTAAAATGCTGAGTAACAGGGCCAAAGTAGTGGTTACCTGTCCTTAAGAGGGATTAAACCATCATGTATCCCTCCAACAACTCAAGACCACAGTCGGGTGGAATTAGTTTACTAAGAGGATCTGTAGGCAGTAAAATCGAACACCTCTGTTTATAGTGAATCTGTGTCAAACCACAGGATGTCATGCAAACTGATTTACAATCAATGGAtgtgtcagaaaaatgggctttgatttattcatgttaGACTTCATACATCCcctcaaataataaaacaaatgctgttCAATTACACCAAAAGACTTTCATACATTTCAGGTGCAGCTTCATTTGAAATTTCTTTGGATGCAATGTTATTTTGCATGTAAATAAGGCCAGGTTATGTTTGCGAGTTGGTTTAATGAAACCATGGATATAAGAACAATCCAATCAAATTTAATCCTATCGTGACTAAAGGCAGTTTGATGTGAGAATCATGTACTCACTCAGTGTTAATGGGTCTGATGGGTCAAGAGGAATTTTACGTCAGATTATGTGCGTCAGATTATGTCACACTTTGGGCTGAAGGGTCAGACTGGTTACATGGTCATCTGGAACATCTCCAACCAGGTTATAGTAAATATAGGGCATCTATTCAAGAACCGAAAATCCAGCATTatgatttaaacagttttattaaattacatgaTTGATTGACCAGCATTTCTAAAGAAAAGGTTTGCAGCACTTGTAAAAGATCACAGAGACAAACTAATAAAAAGTCTTCATTCATCAGAAAAAACTAATGGATTCCATTGATTTGGATTATTAGGTTTTTGTTGAATAGCATAAACATGTCAAACAAAAGTCAGCCAACTGAAGATAAATTGTGGCTTCAAAAATgtaagagaaaagaaaaacaaccacAGATTAATTTAGGACATTGACACAGTCAAAGATtgtttaaatacacaataaaaaggTTCAGTTACCTGAGATGCACTTTGGGTAAATTCAGTATTCGTGCTATTTCCATAACAATTCCCATCAACTTGCTACTAAGACTCTTCCTGACTTCTAGCATCATTCAAGCCGTACATTTCAAGTGGACTACATTAAATAATTCTTTGTACTTTTACATATGGGAGTAAATCATGATTTATgtgtatgaaaaaaaaatggaaagacagaaaaataaagCCTTAATGGGCGAATAATCaaactgaattaaaatgataatcaTGGTTGTTTACTCCACAACATAATCCACCATATGCAGTCAAAACTACATTTATTCAGACACCTTCAAGATTTATGATCACAGTTAATTCGCTATAGTTTAGAAAATGGTGATAAAATATTACAAGAACTCAAGAGTTCATATTCATCTTGATAGCGTCAGATAACTTTGAGAGAAAGATACGTAACGGATTAGAGCTGTCAGGTGTTACATTTGAATCCACAATTAGATCATATCAATTTAGGGCAAATAATTACCAATCAATGCTTCATTTTGTTCAGTCTTTGGGGTTAAAAGGTTGCattagaaattaaatataaaaaaaagttgtataCATTTTACTGGTAATCTGCTGTTCTAACTGATCTTcacttaaataaattaagcaTCCTGCACCCACAAGTAAACATATCAAAAATGATATCTGGTGTCTGAACAATTTTTGGTTTGACTATAtccacaacaaaacaagtctCTCAAACGCAATTTTAGACACTTCCCTTCCGTTACTAAAAACACCCAAActattaaagtcaccatgaaatcaaagaGGTCAATTCCAAGTATTTACACAGTGTTGaattgattattataaatgattcatCAGTGCACATTATTCACactcattatttatttgtattaatttcacttgtgatctttaatcaaaaacattaagctcctctccgcctctcaacaacaactgtTCACAACATGACGTAAGTAACAAAAAATTTTAGGACTGGCATTTTTAGCCCTCTAGTGCAGGTTTGTTtccaacaaaccaatcaaaaaggaaggccaaaataaagccccgccctaTATTTTTCTAATTCCAGAAGGCATCACACGCGAATATAATATGTCACACTTCGGGGTGTCAATcacaacttccgtttcatggtgacttcaAAGCTTCTATTTCCACCAGTAAAGCTCTTCTATACGAAGCAATTTTCATAGTTACACAATTTATCCGAGACAAATTTCTCTATCTCAATAACAACTGCATCTTTTTATATTCACACCTCATCTTGAACTTACATTCCTATGcaaatcatttcaaacaaaatgtttgacATTCCAAAAAAAGAGACTTTTACAAGATCCACACAAACAGTAACTGGATGAAGAACGGATACAAAATGGAGTGGCAATGTTTAGTGTCTGTAACAGATGTACATCTTTTAACATCAGACCCTTTTATGAGAAACAGACTTATGATATAATGAATGAAACTGCTGTAATATGTGCTATTTCTGTTACCCCCAAAAATGTTCAATCtgttaaaatcatataaaatgtagttttatacCCTGTTTGgaataaatagtaataaaacGCTATATGGAATATCaatcattttacagtaaatatactgAACATGTTGAAAATAACGTTTGGCATGTTTAACAGTTGATGCACTTGGAAATGTGTCTCAGTCTTTCAAACCTCTTCACCATTTGATAAAGATGAGCCCTGCTAGTATACCATAGCCCATGATAAGAAACAGCACCTTTAGCAGCCTGTCGTGTTTATCCTCCAGCTCTCTTGAGAGAATCTCAAAAAACGTAATGAAAAGGAATGTGCCGGCTGCCAGCCCCTGGAGCACTACAGAGATAATACTTCCCGCCAAGTTCTGGGCCGTCTCAATACCCATGCCAATCCCAATGCCCATAGGAATCATCAGACTCACTGTTACGCCCAGCTTAACAGCATCCAGTATGGGCACTCCTGCCTTGGCTACGTTAACCCCAAGAGCCACGGCCGCCAGAGTCTCGTGGATGGCCACTCCAATGAAGAGGCTTCCTAGCTTAGCCCCGTCTTCCTGAAGGCCCAGCGCGAGACCCTCGAAGACAGAGTGAGCAGAAAGCGCCAGCACAAGACTAGCTAACCTCAACGGGCCAGCACGCGTCAGATCCGAAGGGCTGAAGTTTCCGTGGTGATGAGAATGACGCTGATGGGCTCCGGACGACCCACGAGTGGGTGTAATGAATGGGGTATCATACTCAGAATCGCTCCCCGCTTCCGAACCACCTGCATTAAAGGTCTCCAAGTCAATGAATGAAGGCTTTTCCTTGCGGAATGTAAGCACGGCCTGTTCCACAAATACTGTTAGAAAAAAGCCAAGCATCATCATCGTCTCCGCCAGCGGGTAGTCCGTGGACACATTTAGCATTTTCAAGACTTCCCCCACCTGAcagcaaacaaagaaatatgaGTTTCCTTATGTGAAACTGAAATTTGACTCCTTAGACACAGTGGATTTCCTTATTGCAGCTCAGGTTGTAAAACTGGATTTGACTGTAAATTACAACTGTAAAGTATATAATTGGTttccaaaaaatctaaaatcatgttttttttattgtgcattccaattattatcaaacaaactgcagttggtttgttttgatttaagccatattAGCTCAAACAATACAGCTGggcaattccagtgttatggaCGTGAACATAAAAAtcctcagagaatgaatttgttactattatagtGAACTATcggtttatattttactgaatccttgttgatagagtctttACATCAAAAAAAATgccagtctatgaaaaaaaatcatatttaaaaaaagggaaataaacatgcgttgtGACAAAAAAAGCACAAGTTTTTTGGGAGACAATAAACTTTCTGTAAAAggatttctgtcaaataaaatacacattccTGAAGTAATAACActcaatgaatggagaaggaatgcctctttatagaacataaaatagttactttataataattttcatgtgtctgtttatgaggaatatgtggcgttatggatgtgacaatcctcaAAATGGCACGTACCTGACTGGAAaattatgctttaaaaataaaacaaatgctttacacatttgaagagagatctcacatgggtatttgaaccaccaaatgtgaAAATCAGTGCCGTTACCATAataaaaaccgctggtaaaaacaaacacagtaaaaacataataacattataaaaaacatgattttttttaaaacgattaattcatttcggaagcaaactcttcatatatttgtgaatgtatgcgtaaatgtattcaaatatgaattaaaatcCAAATCTCGTTTCACTACATACCTTATCTCTGACCGCAGGTAAAAGGGCATTGAAGCAGGTGGCCAAGAAAACACCTCCTCCAAAAGAATTGCTGAACGAAACCACTTTTCTGTACCTGCCAAATTTATCAAACTCTGTCTGCATCACCCGAACAGGGATGAGGATCCCACCCAGCATGAGGGCAAAGACCCCCAGCAGGCAAAGTATTTTGGCTACAGCTATCTCCATATTGAGGAGATGGGATGCGATCCCGGTTCAGCAAACCattatctgaaataaataaCCTCTGGTGGTCTGTTTGCTCCAGTACAAGTACCCTTGATGTTAGGTTACACGAAGCAtccctgtaaaaaaatgtaaaagtcatTTTGTAGATAACACAGTGTTTCTCCAATACAACCCATCAAAATGACATTTAGCATGCTAACTCTGACGAGCTGCTACGTTAGTTATTTACCGATGCGTTTAATATGGTGCATATATAAGAACAATACAATACGTCACTGGATTTTAGTCTAAATTCtgcaaataaattaatacaaataataagtgagatttcattttaaataggCTATTTCCGGAAACGTATTTATTAGCTCAAAGGCTAAGCTAACAAACAAGAACATACATTTGGATGACGTCTGCGGTAAGAGCACGTCGAAGCTTTCATAGGctcaattaaacaataaaacgatAGAGTATAATTATACAGATATCGTTTATATATAAAAGTTAATATAAGCATTTTTATAGAAGTATAATTAAAGCGTTTACCAGTGTTTGTGTCGATACTTCCTGCAACTGAAACACCTGTTCAGTGACCGGGACAAAAAACTAGAGAGCTGCCTTCCCGGACAACACTGCTGTGCATCACAGGACGTGAGGAATGCGACTGATCCCAAAATGATTgacagtaataaataaatacaattaaactaCAACGCCCTCTTTTATACCACACGCAACAAATTCCATCAAAGCAACACCAAAATATATCCACTTTGTTGAATCCCAAACCATCACAAAACTAACTTTACGGGCAATTTTAACaaatttcatttctttaatagtAGTAGGCATGAGCAGTTTTGAAACAGGAAACTTCAAACGCAGAGAACAGAAGTACATAAGTCCTATATGAAGTCGGACCTTTAATTGTCGATGTTGAGATTGCACACCATCCTTGTCAATGCTGTTCAGTTTTAGTCACAGACCAGTACAGGTGAATCACCGAGGTGTTAACAACACAGCAAATTTGCACGTATGTCCACAATGCTGTGATTCGATAACAATCACAATCCGGTACTCAGGAATATAGTGTTAACCTAAAGTACGTTTGATCTGACATCTGTCCTGGCTGCGCCCATACatgatgtgtaaatgtgtgctCATGACTTCTCCCAACAGGTAGTTCTATGTGGGGCGGTGGGCGCACATGCAGTTTTTATTGTGATGAATCAAATGTCTTATCCCTGGAGTTGTAGGAACAAGGtatatcttaaaaaataaaaaagtagccCGTCTTCCCTAGGTCCACCAGGCCAAAttctaaacaaaacaagaaaaaaggcGTTACGTCTGAACATATATCCTCTACATTAGTACATATGTAATAATCAACTTTTAACACAACTTAAGagtaaaggggtcatatggcatgaatatgtgtttttcctgtgtggtgtgttataagttgtgtaagacacgtaaaatggcaaatattaaagtgtcagaacaaaataaaccttctatctaaaagccaatgctcacccagacctgcctgaaacgcttTTTTAGATCCCCCACcgcaaatctacgtcagttcgtggtatgataaGACCGCCAacatgtatacacaagtaaggtgggcgtacctgtcaatACAAATGCTGAGGAaactgatgttccaaatatgataagaggcgttacatttccatcacacgcttgcagtatttgaccaatcaatacacactggttaactggccaataatagcacacctcgcttttcacagcaatgagctttgttcaaaatctgcgtgttcagagaggcggggcaaagaggtgATACagacatgcacggtatgtgtaAAATAGAgcattttaaaccttaaatccaCACATTGCACtacatccaaaaacaaacaaaaatatttgttttagacgtgtcatatgacccctttaaaatgtgtCTATACTGTCCTGCATAAAACTCAATGCATTAAacttttaatttacttttactAGATGATGTGTTGTACCACATTATGTGGTCAGGGTTCTTCGCTGCCAGCACTGCTGGGTGGTCGACTGCGCATTTGGCTTCGTAACTGCTCAATAAGCTCTGGGTTCTGCTGCTGCATTTGCTGTGCAAACTGTTGACCGCTATCACACGACAGAAAAACAGCAATGAAATCTCACATATAAACCATAGACATAGATCAGTATAAAACATTCTGTTAGCTACTGACAAGAGCAGGCTAGCAGTGTATAAAGAATGTGAACTTACGCCTGTATGAGGCCAGAGAGGTCAGTGGCACCTGCTCCAGATCCAACTACGGGTACAGGCCCAGGTCCAGGTCCAGGTATAGGTGCAGGTCCAGCAGCTCCTACGGGGGAGGTCGCACCTCCCATAGGAGCGTAGGGCCCGGATATCATACCTGACATCCTACGCACACAATCAATCAATATTTATCAATCAATATTTCATAAGTCAATAATCATCTTTCTAACAAATTCATCACAGCATGTGTTTTAATCACGTATACTCACAGTTGCTGCACTTGTGGGTTGTTCATTAAATTAGATGCCTAAAGAAAGTGTAAGTGATTAGGTTGTACATATGGTGCTTCTATATGTTTTGCAAACCTGAATACAAGATGATTGTGGCCCTCACCATGTTCATAAAACCAGGATTACTCAGCAAACCAGCCAGGTCAACACCACCCATAGCCCCTGCCTGAAAAAGATGAATTAACTCAATTAGCTTCACTgctttcaaaatgacaaaaaaagccTCTTATCAATGACTTTGTTTACATGCACATCAACAATGCGATTATTTTCAACAATCAGAATGAGGACTTTACATGACGTGAGAACACCTCTCTGCTCCCGTTTACATGGAAGTTTTATTAGTCTAAATATTTTCTAATACACAGTACAAATGATAATCTCAGATACAGAagttgtgtatatatataataatcgttttaatatatttgcGTCAAACCCCACACTCCATTATGTTTACCTGATAAATTTATAGAGATATGATGGAAAATGTCTCCGCAACAGTGGTGTACGCTGTCATCGCGTTCATGCTATTTCTGTATGAAGTTAAGGAGACTGCTGACAGCATGTTGTGTTCACGGTTCAGACTGTCATGTTAACCATGACTTTGCGCTTATGGTGCGAGACAGAAGCACATCCGCATCTTGATCGGAGCAGCATAAATGTGATTAAGGTGTTTAAATATTGcgattaaaggggtcatatgacacatccaaaacaaatattatcgttttttagatgtaatgcaatgtgtctaCACTATTttaggttcaaaaacactgtattttcaaaataccgTGGTGAGATTCAGGcttcaggttccaaagcaattgtactgacaggtacgcccacagTACTTGCGTaaacatttgggtggtcttagtcaaatcataccaccaactgacgtagatttgtgggggtgttgttacacgaggcgtttcaggccggtctgggtgagcattcactctTAGATAGAAAGCATATTTTGTTCCAACCCTTAAAATTTtgcaccaaagacacagaaaaacacttattcgTGCCACATGACCCCTTTTAAAACCGGCATACACCACATAGGTTACTTCGATTATGTGCTTAGTCACATTATTTAAATCTATTGATTGCGTTTACATGAGGTAAAGTGTAATtgcaatatttacaataatccTTGTATAATCGCATTATGAGGGTGCATGTAAACGTAGTCACTGTGGTTCTGTAAACTCACTGGGCTGGACTGTGTGTCCTTCATTTTCTGTTCTGCTATTAGCAGGTTGTCTTTGTAAGTGCCATTGTCAGGATCCAACTCCAATGCTTTTTGGTAGAAGCTCACTGCCTCCGAGTACTTGTTTAAACTCGCAAGAGCAAGCcttgttttttacagaaaacaacagGAAAAAGTAAACAGAAATCAATTACTTGATACAAGATGAAGAGATCTATGAACTGGAGCGAGCTATGACTTTCCATTGACTTGACCTTGACCAGAAATTAATGTTAAGGCTAAATAAACATCTGCCCTTGAACATTTTCCCTAAAGCTATAAATACTACCAGAGGACCTCGTTTGAAGGGATTTTTCAGAGGCAAAACAGTGGCATTTTTTCCATCTCCTCTGCACTGGATCTTTCGTCAACGTCATTTGTCAGGAAAACAAGTTTCAGTTTCACAAGCAGCCAAACATCAACGGATgctagacatcaacgttaatagcgctgtcaatattgatatttctcttaaacaagcgcatcgattcgcttcagaagacctttgttaagaccacggtGACCTGTCGATCCATTCTTTGATCGGTGGATGCCCTTTTTGGAGCTTTAAAaatcccattctaccgcttggaagtaaaatgatacgtggtattataactccgactacATTATTCTTCAACAGGAAAggcatattcagtcaggatgccttgagggcgagttaaacatggggaaattttatTTTGCgtctgaaatatccctttaatgcctCCTCAggaaaaacaatattaatattgataTCAAATTTACCCCATGCGTCCGTATGCTTTACTGTAGTTTGGATCAATCCCAATGGCACGTTCACAGTCTTGAACAGCTCCAGCATAGTTTCCCAGTTTGCTGTTGGCTGCAGCTCTAAATGCAACAAAACAATGACTTTTTACCTAGCGAACAATTGATATTTTTACCCAACACTACTTAAGTGAGTCCCATATGAATCAGTGTTTTTGATTTACCACACTTTGCTGTATTTAAGATGTTTTCATGACATTGTTTACCTGTTGCAGTAgtacactgcattttgaggATTAAGCTGGATGGCTTTAGAGTAAAACTCCACGGCTGCGCTAAAGTTTTCTACCCTCATCTGATCATTGCCTGTGAAAACATACGCACAGCTATGGATAAGAGGACTGCGTGAAGCATCTTCAACCATAAGACCAACGTGAAGGTGTCATGGGAATACCATCGGTTTTAAGACATTCAGCCTCTGCTAACTGCTCCGCAGTAGGTGAATCACAGGACGAACTGGTATTGACTTGCGGTGCACCTGTCTGATACATATATGAACATCTTGATGAAATCACATTCTGTGTTATTAAAAAACAGTCAACATGGTTCGCCGGCATTGTAAAAACAACTTTTACCTCTTTTGTAGCTGATGCAAATATCTCTGGCAGAGTTTGACTGACTGCTAAGGTCTGATCTTCCACAGATACACCAAACGCTGTCTCCAGGCACTGGATGGCGACTAGAAAGGTTGATAAATAAGGACCCGTTCATTACAAACCAACACCATAACAATGTGCAGAAATGACTCTTGCAGTCGGTTTTACCTTCTAAGCTTTCTTGAGCGTCCGATGACAGACTTCCACAGGCCATCTGATCATGAAGAAACTGGATTATAGAGAACGCGAGACGCTTTGTGTCTGCCATTCTGTACTGAGGCTTAATCCTcgccaaataaaaatgtgaaggAAACCTGaaagacatatatatatatatatcagtatATGTTAAACACATAATACAAAGTTACAGGAAATCAGTATCAAAACTGTTTGCAGTTCATGTAAACCTTAAAAATTATACAGTTTACATGCTACATGACATTTAGTGTATCAATCAGCATTTTATAGGAATTAATGGTTAACATCAACTGTTCAGATTAGTCAGTTTATGTGCACAAGCTAATCGATACTAGGACAACAATATATGAACAAcctaatgaaatgtaaataatggCGTGAAGCAATGAGAAACTGTTCTTGACGGGTAAATATGCTCAAAAGGTCCACAAAAGcagttattcatgacagaacATTCTAGCACACAGTGGATGTTAGCTTATGCTAACAGTTTCCATTGGGTTACAGCGTGTGTGCTAATACAGCGACCATTAGCTTCAGTTCGCTAgtctgtttaaatgtaaaaagaataaCGAACACGGATCACCAGCCATTTAATACATTACACTAGAACCATGCAGAATTATACTTGGTtgtaaattatgaataaaacatgtttgtagGTTTACACTCACCACTTGTCAGCACTCAATGATTCCTAGTAGCCACTAGCCAGTAAAGAGTGACGATTCACGTGCGCGCGCGTCTGCGTGCCGTAGAGCCCATGACGTCATGATATGGGTAAATATCAAGGtttcaaaataacaatatttattattattaatgtagGTTCTTGgcattatgttatgtttattctttGAGCAATAAAAAAGACACATAAAGAAACGTTacggcgcatgcgcacttttgtgaaCCAACAACTAAACTTccgaaacacaaacaatagaatacctgtagattatttctgataacaatcagaaggaaccgagaagaaccgttacttgacTAAACTTGTCTCAAACTCAACTGCTATAtttcaatgtaccatacggtttctttaaatgatatcaaactacaggacccattcaacaaattgtacatttataaaacgagcatacaacaaaatttaacaaatcgtttatttaaaatagaattattatatataaaatataattattataatacaaattaatataaacataaattaaagtaaatctaaatagtcatattattagacactagccgaACACAAACCGGAAATTAACTGGGGGTCATTCGATATCAGGCGCGTTCCATTTGGCCACAAGTGGACTGTGAAGTGGACATGGTGTTCAACCATCTTAAGTGAGAATC
Protein-coding regions in this window:
- the sgta gene encoding small glutamine-rich tetratricopeptide repeat-containing protein alpha, with product MADTKRLAFSIIQFLHDQMACGSLSSDAQESLEVAIQCLETAFGVSVEDQTLAVSQTLPEIFASATKETGAPQVNTSSSCDSPTAEQLAEAECLKTDGNDQMRVENFSAAVEFYSKAIQLNPQNAVYYCNRAAANSKLGNYAGAVQDCERAIGIDPNYSKAYGRMGLALASLNKYSEAVSFYQKALELDPDNGTYKDNLLIAEQKMKDTQSSPAGAMGGVDLAGLLSNPGFMNMASNLMNNPQVQQLMSGMISGPYAPMGGATSPVGAAGPAPIPGPGPGPVPVVGSGAGATDLSGLIQAGQQFAQQMQQQNPELIEQLRSQMRSRPPSSAGSEEP
- the LOC130410742 gene encoding zinc transporter ZIP3-like, with protein sequence MEIAVAKILCLLGVFALMLGGILIPVRVMQTEFDKFGRYRKVVSFSNSFGGGVFLATCFNALLPAVRDKVGEVLKMLNVSTDYPLAETMMMLGFFLTVFVEQAVLTFRKEKPSFIDLETFNAGGSEAGSDSEYDTPFITPTRGSSGAHQRHSHHHGNFSPSDLTRAGPLRLASLVLALSAHSVFEGLALGLQEDGAKLGSLFIGVAIHETLAAVALGVNVAKAGVPILDAVKLGVTVSLMIPMGIGIGMGIETAQNLAGSIISVVLQGLAAGTFLFITFFEILSRELEDKHDRLLKVLFLIMGYGILAGLIFIKW